A region from the Phycisphaeraceae bacterium genome encodes:
- a CDS encoding (Fe-S)-binding protein, with protein sequence MTQDATSSKPDERQIISGLSSEADSTPRGITPAIKLDTHTYSRALDCVHCGLCLPACPTYTENGLEGDSPRGRIYLMKGLADGKVDATSSVIAHLDLCLDCRACETACPSGVVYHELIEETRAQLSGKKPRSGTDRFVEYLFLNIFTQPTRLKLALLPARLLQKLRLWPLVKRLSAKYLPKQLDKMQQMLPARGPWWESNLRTFYPAQAPDNVKRATVGVFAGCIGSVLFQHVNRQTIALLQYAGCDVVVPQSQLCCGAIHHHAGRIPEAQSLAKKTIDAFFKDESLAVDFIVNNISGCGAMLKDYEFLFRNEPEILERARTLAAKVRDISELLVELNPPRPIRSIERTVTYHDACHLAHGQKVTGPPRELLSWIKGLKVVPLFESDMCCGAAGTYNLTQPDMARRLAERKINHIKNTGAGICVTANVGCAMQIQSEAERIGVDIRVVHPITLLHEAYFGKESHSRK encoded by the coding sequence GTGACTCAAGACGCAACATCCTCTAAACCTGATGAACGTCAAATTATCTCAGGTCTTTCATCCGAAGCCGATTCGACTCCGCGCGGTATTACGCCAGCTATCAAACTCGACACTCATACGTACTCTCGGGCACTAGACTGTGTACATTGCGGTCTCTGCCTGCCTGCGTGCCCGACCTATACGGAAAATGGACTCGAAGGCGATTCTCCTCGTGGTCGAATCTACCTTATGAAGGGCTTGGCTGACGGTAAAGTTGATGCAACATCGTCAGTCATAGCTCATCTGGACTTGTGTCTTGATTGTCGTGCATGCGAAACAGCATGCCCTTCCGGGGTTGTCTATCACGAACTCATCGAAGAGACACGTGCGCAACTTTCTGGAAAAAAACCACGCAGTGGCACCGATCGTTTTGTTGAGTACCTATTCTTAAACATCTTCACACAGCCGACGCGATTGAAGCTCGCTTTGCTCCCAGCTCGATTGCTGCAAAAGCTTCGACTCTGGCCGCTGGTTAAGCGGCTGAGCGCTAAATATCTGCCAAAACAACTGGATAAAATGCAGCAAATGTTGCCCGCGCGCGGTCCATGGTGGGAATCAAATCTCCGTACGTTTTATCCTGCCCAGGCACCCGACAACGTAAAACGCGCGACGGTTGGGGTCTTCGCCGGTTGTATCGGCAGCGTACTTTTCCAGCACGTCAATCGACAGACTATTGCCTTGCTCCAATATGCCGGGTGCGATGTTGTTGTCCCACAGTCACAACTATGCTGTGGGGCAATTCACCATCACGCAGGGCGAATACCCGAAGCTCAATCTCTGGCGAAAAAAACAATTGACGCCTTTTTTAAAGATGAAAGCCTCGCAGTCGATTTCATCGTCAACAATATTTCCGGCTGCGGCGCGATGCTGAAGGATTATGAGTTTCTATTTCGTAATGAGCCAGAAATTCTGGAGCGAGCTCGAACACTTGCTGCAAAAGTACGAGATATCAGTGAGCTGCTTGTCGAACTAAACCCTCCCAGACCTATACGATCTATTGAGCGTACGGTGACGTACCACGACGCCTGCCATCTCGCGCATGGTCAGAAAGTGACCGGCCCGCCGCGGGAGTTGCTCAGTTGGATCAAGGGCCTGAAAGTAGTGCCGCTTTTCGAGTCGGATATGTGCTGCGGAGCGGCCGGGACTTACAACCTGACGCAACCCGACATGGCTCGCAGATTGGCGGAACGAAAAATCAACCACATCAAAAACACCGGTGCTGGTATCTGCGTCACAGCGAACGTCGGTTGCGCGATGCAAATCCAATCCGAAGCAGAAAGGATCGGCGTGGATATCAGGGTGGTCCACCCCATCACACTGCTTCATGAGGCTTACTTCGGCAAAGAGTCACATTCGAGAAAGTGA
- a CDS encoding FAD-binding protein produces the protein MLGVHPVVADLRAIVGADGILSDPNELRVYECDGFPVAKGLPTAVIFPLDTDQVSAAIRVINRHNLPIVPRGSGTGLAGGCVVFGEGVIISTSRMTKIESIDLHNRVAVIQAGVRNVALSEAITRAEAAAERTGHAQDATYSASSTTAAKKRRISAVTGLHFSPDPSSQRASTIAGNAATNAGGINTLKHGVTTNHVLGIEMVLPNGDIVQSRTQGLYDGIGPDLPGLICGSEGTLGIITRVWCRLVPKPRHFRTIYAVFDSTYHCCKTVADVVASGIVPTSMEVMDGAMIRVVEDAFHYGFPTTAQALLLLEVDGIDQILDEQLNLIIDICKQNKGQDVKQCSDPKRRAELWSARKRAFGAIGRISHSYCTQDACVPRSKLPEAQENINKIGAKYGLTITNVFHAGDGNVHPILLFDEDKPDEVQRVLQASQELLEYCISLGGALTGEHGVGVEKLHLMPKMFNAATIETFLKIKKAFDPEQRSNDGKLIPSDKLIIELLRPISLNVAGGAA, from the coding sequence ATGCTTGGCGTTCATCCGGTCGTAGCTGATCTTCGTGCGATTGTCGGCGCTGACGGCATCCTCAGCGACCCCAATGAGCTTCGCGTTTATGAATGTGATGGTTTCCCGGTTGCAAAGGGACTTCCCACAGCCGTTATTTTTCCGCTCGACACGGATCAAGTGTCCGCAGCGATTCGGGTCATCAATCGTCACAACCTCCCGATTGTGCCTCGTGGAAGTGGGACAGGCCTTGCAGGCGGATGCGTCGTGTTTGGGGAAGGTGTCATCATCTCTACAAGTCGAATGACGAAAATAGAGTCGATCGACTTGCATAATCGCGTAGCAGTCATCCAGGCTGGGGTACGCAATGTAGCACTTTCTGAAGCAATCACCCGTGCAGAAGCCGCAGCTGAACGGACTGGACATGCGCAGGATGCTACGTATTCCGCGTCATCTACCACCGCTGCAAAGAAGCGGAGGATTTCCGCTGTCACCGGGCTTCATTTTTCTCCTGATCCATCAAGCCAGCGAGCCTCCACGATTGCCGGCAATGCTGCAACCAACGCTGGAGGTATTAACACACTAAAACACGGGGTTACCACGAATCACGTGCTTGGTATCGAGATGGTTCTGCCCAATGGCGATATCGTACAGAGTCGAACGCAGGGTTTATATGACGGCATCGGGCCCGATCTACCAGGCTTGATCTGCGGCAGCGAAGGCACCCTGGGTATCATCACTCGTGTTTGGTGCCGACTCGTACCCAAGCCCAGACACTTCCGCACGATTTATGCAGTATTTGACTCGACGTATCACTGTTGCAAAACCGTGGCTGACGTCGTAGCGTCAGGAATCGTACCGACCTCGATGGAAGTGATGGACGGGGCCATGATTCGTGTCGTTGAAGATGCATTTCACTACGGCTTTCCCACTACCGCACAAGCCCTCCTCCTGCTCGAAGTCGATGGCATCGACCAGATTCTCGACGAGCAACTCAATCTCATCATTGATATTTGCAAGCAAAATAAAGGGCAGGATGTCAAGCAGTGCAGCGATCCCAAACGTCGTGCGGAGCTTTGGTCCGCACGTAAACGAGCGTTTGGTGCCATCGGGAGGATTAGCCATAGTTACTGCACACAGGATGCCTGTGTACCGCGATCAAAGTTGCCTGAAGCCCAGGAGAATATCAACAAAATAGGGGCAAAATACGGGCTGACGATTACCAACGTTTTTCACGCAGGTGATGGCAATGTCCACCCGATCCTTCTCTTCGACGAAGACAAACCCGATGAGGTACAGCGTGTACTCCAGGCGAGTCAGGAACTTCTGGAGTATTGCATCAGCCTTGGAGGGGCACTTACAGGAGAGCATGGAGTAGGTGTCGAAAAGCTGCATTTGATGCCAAAAATGTTCAATGCTGCCACGATCGAGACTTTTCTCAAAATCAAAAAAGCGTTTGATCCCGAACAGAGATCCAATGATGGAAAACTAATTCCCAGCGACAAACTAATCATCGAGTTATTACGCCCTATTTCACTGAATGTAGCTGGCGGTGCCGCTTAA
- a CDS encoding peroxiredoxin, whose amino-acid sequence MAVQVGSPAPKFKAQAYLADKDAFKEISLDDYKDKWLCLYFYPMDFTFVCPTEIVGFDKALGEFKDRNCELLTCSTDSHYVHKGWCASHNDLKKLRHPMLADITKRISMDYGVLLPEKGVALRGTFVIDPKGIVRWASVNDLPVGRSVEEVLRVIDALQTDKLCPCNWEKGEKTLN is encoded by the coding sequence ATGGCCGTGCAAGTTGGTTCCCCCGCACCGAAATTCAAAGCCCAAGCCTATCTTGCGGATAAGGACGCGTTCAAGGAGATTTCCCTTGACGACTACAAGGACAAGTGGCTTTGCCTTTATTTCTACCCGATGGATTTCACCTTCGTCTGTCCGACGGAGATTGTCGGTTTCGACAAAGCCCTCGGTGAATTCAAGGATCGCAATTGCGAACTTCTGACCTGCTCGACGGATAGCCACTATGTGCACAAGGGATGGTGTGCCAGCCATAACGACCTCAAGAAACTCCGCCACCCCATGCTGGCTGATATCACCAAGCGGATCAGCATGGACTACGGCGTTCTACTGCCTGAGAAGGGTGTTGCACTACGCGGAACATTTGTGATCGATCCGAAAGGCATCGTTCGTTGGGCCAGTGTCAACGATCTGCCGGTTGGACGGAGTGTTGAAGAAGTGCTCCGTGTGATCGATGCGCTTCAGACGGACAAACTCTGCCCTTGCAACTGGGAAAAGGGCGAGAAGACGTTGAACTAA
- a CDS encoding carbohydrate kinase family protein — protein sequence MTRDIDCIICGSCVVDLLTRPVVLSKPIGRGVLHQCEPIVLAAGGIVSNAGVTMARLGMKVAALSYLGADAWAPVVRNLYRQEGIDDSPLLEHPTHATSTTVVLIEESGERSFYHCVGAPKLLDARAFLERLDLFARSRSMLLGYYSLLPNLEHDLPEVFRRIRETGCQTAMDAAGAGGSMKPLDRMLPYLDVWVPSFAEAKNQTGHEDPNKIIDTYRNCGAPGIVGVKLGKQGVLLSSRAGEYISVAGCTAPAPVVDTTGAGDSFYAGLLTGLLKGLPAEQAGRLGCAAGACCVTSMGGASGGRNYAETSRIAGL from the coding sequence ATGACGAGAGACATCGATTGCATTATTTGTGGATCCTGTGTCGTGGATCTGCTGACACGCCCCGTAGTCCTTTCCAAGCCTATCGGTCGCGGCGTACTCCACCAGTGCGAACCGATCGTCCTTGCGGCGGGAGGCATTGTCTCCAATGCAGGCGTGACTATGGCGCGGTTGGGTATGAAGGTCGCGGCGCTAAGCTATCTCGGTGCAGACGCATGGGCGCCCGTGGTTCGCAACCTGTACCGTCAGGAAGGCATCGATGATTCACCACTGCTCGAACACCCAACCCACGCGACCAGCACTACTGTTGTTTTAATAGAAGAATCCGGCGAACGAAGCTTTTACCACTGTGTCGGTGCTCCCAAACTTCTCGATGCACGGGCATTCCTTGAGCGCCTCGATTTATTCGCCAGATCGCGATCGATGTTGTTGGGTTATTACAGTCTGCTTCCAAACCTTGAACATGACCTGCCCGAGGTATTTCGCCGGATTCGAGAGACAGGCTGTCAGACGGCGATGGACGCTGCCGGGGCCGGTGGCTCGATGAAGCCTCTGGATCGGATGCTCCCGTATCTGGATGTCTGGGTTCCTTCGTTTGCGGAAGCGAAAAATCAGACAGGACATGAAGACCCAAACAAGATCATTGATACCTATCGAAATTGTGGTGCTCCGGGAATAGTCGGAGTGAAACTTGGAAAACAAGGAGTGCTTTTGAGCTCTCGTGCAGGGGAATACATCTCTGTAGCCGGCTGTACAGCCCCTGCGCCTGTGGTGGATACTACGGGTGCTGGCGATAGTTTTTACGCTGGCTTGCTCACCGGCCTGCTTAAAGGATTGCCCGCTGAACAGGCAGGTCGATTGGGTTGTGCGGCTGGAGCATGCTGTGTGACCAGTATGGGCGGCGCGAGCGGGGGGCGTAACTATGCGGAGACTTCTCGTATAGCCGGCCTCTAA
- the rpsF gene encoding 30S ribosomal protein S6: MAEVRINLYEGLFLLNQQAASADFAGCVDFIRQVFQRAEAELIVLRRWEERKLAYEIKGQKRGIYLLAYFKARGTQIANIERDCNLSDQVLRSLITKADHIGEAEIEVAKKDAELSLEAKLRNPDPSSRRDAEIWDQNEDSFRKSSSDPNDSEASATANE, translated from the coding sequence ATGGCTGAAGTCCGTATCAATCTTTATGAAGGGCTGTTTCTTCTCAACCAACAGGCTGCGTCTGCTGACTTTGCCGGTTGTGTTGACTTTATCCGTCAGGTATTTCAACGGGCAGAGGCTGAGTTAATCGTTCTTCGCCGATGGGAAGAAAGAAAACTAGCATACGAGATCAAAGGGCAGAAGAGAGGCATTTACCTATTGGCGTATTTCAAGGCACGTGGTACGCAGATCGCCAACATTGAACGCGACTGCAACCTGTCCGATCAGGTACTGCGTTCTTTGATTACCAAAGCTGACCATATCGGTGAAGCCGAAATTGAGGTCGCCAAGAAAGATGCTGAACTGTCCCTTGAAGCCAAGCTGCGCAATCCTGATCCATCCTCGCGTCGGGATGCGGAGATATGGGACCAGAATGAAGATAGTTTCCGTAAGTCGAGCAGCGATCCGAATGATTCTGAAGCATCCGCTACTGCGAACGAGTAG
- a CDS encoding FAD-binding oxidoreductase — MTTRISKQNVVSLHDPAAIANLVCECGEQNLPIIDYGLAHQGVGHPPPADHIRLSQATPQAGIIEHYERDLTVRANAGATLGSLRDALKSSKQFLPIDADDDLTLGEVINHNVYGGLRVGYPGVRDLLLGLRYIDSYGQQIHVGGRTVKNVAGYDLTRLMVGSLGELGLIYEATLRTYAIPDSAMAVDIRFDDLRTFDQVLPDWMVSDASPASLIVGNHTGVWTARVEYFGGSTGLAVQLRSLETLIDHASGAHILGSWTRTVDQAIQECSSHGAWRRTANTLVKVVTSPSITGTICSALAETSIDHPALTVWAYPVHGCAFFGGDIGLERTIALSQSIDKLLSQYGGFRVWYARPQGCEHLPPFGPIQTDWPMMLRIKQAMDPRNLFNPGRLISEIPAATLVPSR; from the coding sequence ATGACTACCCGTATTTCGAAGCAAAATGTTGTCAGCCTTCACGATCCTGCTGCGATCGCCAACTTGGTGTGCGAATGCGGCGAGCAAAATCTCCCAATCATCGACTATGGCTTAGCACATCAGGGAGTCGGTCATCCACCTCCTGCGGACCATATTCGGCTTTCACAGGCGACGCCACAAGCCGGCATCATCGAACACTATGAACGCGACCTTACTGTTCGGGCCAATGCCGGCGCAACGCTGGGATCGCTCCGTGATGCGCTGAAATCCTCAAAACAGTTCCTTCCGATTGATGCTGATGACGACCTCACACTTGGTGAAGTCATTAATCACAACGTGTATGGCGGCCTGCGTGTCGGCTATCCAGGTGTTCGTGACTTGCTCCTCGGGCTGCGATATATCGACAGTTATGGGCAGCAGATTCACGTCGGTGGACGCACCGTCAAGAATGTCGCAGGCTACGACCTCACAAGATTGATGGTCGGCAGCCTCGGAGAATTGGGTCTTATTTATGAAGCGACGCTACGAACATATGCTATCCCTGATTCAGCCATGGCGGTAGATATTCGTTTCGATGACCTGAGAACGTTTGATCAGGTTCTGCCCGACTGGATGGTCTCAGATGCGTCACCCGCAAGTCTGATCGTCGGCAATCACACAGGTGTATGGACAGCACGGGTTGAATATTTCGGCGGGTCAACGGGGCTTGCAGTCCAGCTCCGATCGCTTGAGACACTGATTGATCACGCATCCGGAGCCCACATCCTCGGTTCGTGGACACGTACTGTAGATCAAGCCATACAGGAATGCAGCAGTCACGGAGCCTGGAGACGAACTGCAAACACACTGGTAAAAGTCGTAACCTCTCCGTCAATAACCGGGACGATCTGTTCTGCACTTGCTGAAACCTCGATCGATCATCCCGCGCTAACAGTATGGGCGTATCCCGTGCATGGCTGCGCATTTTTCGGCGGAGACATCGGCCTGGAGCGAACAATCGCCCTATCCCAATCAATCGATAAGCTACTTTCACAGTATGGCGGGTTCAGAGTCTGGTATGCCAGACCACAAGGCTGCGAGCATTTGCCTCCATTTGGCCCAATACAGACAGATTGGCCAATGATGCTTCGCATCAAGCAAGCAATGGATCCACGAAACCTCTTTAATCCCGGCAGGTTAATTTCAGAAATACCAGCCGCGACATTGGTGCCTTCTCGGTGA